The nucleotide window ttttaaaatgtatgaacTTAAGCTTTGAGCTTATATCCCGActaaaggtgttcaaaacagacccaaTGACTTGATATTATCCGAATTGATTCGACctcaaatgaatttaaaatgatgtaaaaattaatatggaCGCAAGACCCAATTTTGAACAGACCCGAAACACCtgacccgatgacccgaatgaacacctctaatctcAACTGCGTTGTGTTGACTCTTTGTTTCAGTGTTAGATCCTTGTTACTTCATTTCACACCAAAATATTGAATTTCCCCTCTCTTTGATCTTTGCAGTGCTTGCCTATAACCCTTGACGTTGGCACAAACAATGAAGATCTTTTGAATGACGAGTTTTATATTGGATTGAGACAAAAGCGGGCTACAGGGTCGGAATACGCTGAGTTTGTTCACGAGTTTATGTCTGCTGTTAAGCAAAACTATGGGGAGAAAATCCTCATACAGGTCAGTCTTGACAAAATTGAGCTTCTGAACACATAGTTtcttccaaaaaaatattagttcTAATGTTATGATGTTATTTGACAGTTCGAAGATTTTGCAAACCATAATGCGTTTGAACTGCTGGAAAAATATCGCACTACTCATCTTGTCTTTAACGATGACATTCAGGTAAAAGTTCGATACTTGTGTCGGAAGACTTGAGATAGTCTAGTTGCTTTTAGAAATTTAATTGACATAAGTTTCCTTTTCGAGTGCAGGGTACTGCCTCTGTGGTTCTTGCAGGGCTTATTGCTTCGTTGAAGCTTCTGGGAGGAAACTTGGCTGACCATACGTTCCTATTCCTTGGCGCTGGTGAAGTGAGCACTTAACTAGCTTATGTTCACGAATCATTATTCTTGTATTCCTCCGTCCTTAAACTTGTTAAactaggctggacttattgtcaaTGCCAGTATATACTCGGGAAAACAGAAGGTGCATACACTTCATTAGCCAAGgagataccatcccaaaaccatatgacaatgagagGAAAAGCTCTAATGATtaataaagtgtgcacaccatctttaatttatcgatgtgggataaatcaTTCCAACAGAGCTTCGCATATACTATGTTGAGATATCTTCTTGTTACCTTCTATATTTTTATCGACCCCTTGTTTGATACTGGTCTTTGTCGCTACACTCTATTGCTACCCATTTACGAGCTTTGTTTTCTAAcaatcaaaattttgttctTTAAAGGCTGGAACCGGTATTGCAGAGCTTATAGCACTTGAGATGTCGAAGAAGGTATCCAACTGATCCAATGTTTTTCGTTATTTGTTTTCTCTGTATGTTTACGCCCATACTCCATTCTTTATACCCCATTTACTTGCTCttcctttatttaattttttgttctaCTATCTTTCGACAGACAAATTCTCCAATCGAAGAAATGCGTAAAAAGATCTGGCTTGTCGACTCCAAGGTAAACTCCACACACTGAACTTGTTGCTGATTATCCTTATTGTATGGACTATTATCTAGTCCATATTAGTTGATTCCAACCCCTTTTGGTTAACAAGCTTGCTGCAATTGTTACGACAGGGACTTGTTGTCAGCTCTAGGAAGGAGTCGCTTCAATCATTCAAGCTGCCGTGGGCTCATGATTTTGAACCAGTCACAACTCTTCTAGAGGCAGTTCAGGTGAACGGCGTGCTGAGAATGCATTTGATCGTTACGCAACTTCCTTTTGACTAAATCTGATGTCTTATTTTCTGGCATAAATTTTCAGACAATCAGGCCCACTGTGCTGATTGGTACTTCTGGTAAAGGAAAGACATTTACTAAGGAGGTGGTTGAAGCTATGTCATCTATCAATTCGGTactattcttttctttttaccGCCCCTTTCTGTGTCACATGATTCATCAATCTTCTCGCAAATCACAAACCCAAAAGCCAAATTATGGGTTTTCGGCTATTTTTGGCGATTTTGAGTGCATCGGAAATTCATAAAGCGAATCTGGCGAGTTATGTTATATTGGGCCCACTAAGACTCATTTGGTTGTTTGTGCAGAAACCTCTTATTCTGGCTCTATCAAACCCTACCTCACAGGCGGAATGTACAGCCGAGGAGGCCTACAATTGGAgtcaagtaaaaaaaatttcagttTGCTTTTGAATTTGTACTTTTCTACAAAATATCTTACTGAAAatgaagaaactaatacaaatcaTAATTTCATATAAGTAGGGGAAGGCAATATTTGCCAGTGGAAGTCCATTCGATCCTGTTGAATACGAAGGAAAAACTTTCGTCCCTGGCCAGGTTTAATCAACAATCAAAACCTTTTTCTTAACAGCTCGtattgtatgagaccatctcaccatCAGACTGACCCATATAGATAGATCATTGATTTGAATTTCTGTGTTTCAGGCAAATAATGCATACATATTCCCGGGTTTTGGTTTGGGTCTGATAATGTGTGGTGCAATTCGCATACATGATGACATGCTTTTGGCTGCCTGTAAGTGCCCATCGAAATTTTATCTCTACAAATGAAACTGCGAACCCATATATAACTGTTGTTATCATCGTAAACAGCTGAGGCATTGGCTTCACAAGTTACTGAGGAGCATTTAGCAAAGGGACTTATCTATCCGCCATACAAGGACATCCGAAAGATATCTGCTCATATTGCTGCTAAAGTAGCAGAAAAGGCTTATGAACTTGGTAAGCTAATTTACTCTTTTCGCTGTCTAATGTATCCGAAAGATATCAGAAAGGGCACTCACTACATGCGGGCTATCTTGACTGCGCACACTTGTCCTACCCTCTCCCTCGAGTGGGTACGGGTATGACTTGTTCGCTATCTCTTCCCCAAGACCCTGAAATCGTGCGGGACACTAGGCTGTTGACCATGACCATTGTCTGATGTATGCAGAAATACTTACATCGTTTCGTTAGTCTACTAACCCGTTGTTATCTATCTGTATAGGCTTGGCTGGTCGTCTTCCAAAACCCGAAAATCTTGTAAAGTTCGCTGAGAGATGCATGTACAGCCCTGTTTACAGAAATTACCGTTGAATTTCTTGCAGTTTTTTGAGGTTCCTGCAGCTCTTGTTACCCTTATTGGCTTTTGGGTACTACTATATGGTTTTTGTGCAATTTTGATCATATATTTGTTATGATGTAATTGTTGAGAATGTAGTTGATAAGTTTGTTTGGAAAATATCTAATTAGGTAATTGTTCATTAATTCTAATACTTTATGAATTAGTAgtataatacaaaaaaattatgtaataaATTCTCGATTAATAATCCGATAAATTACTATACTTTATCATCAATTTTATGAATCTATAAATTATAACATTTTAACTTATGAAAATATTCCACATGtacaataatttaataataaatttaataaattatatatatatatatatatatatatatatatatatatatatatatatatatatatatatatataatcaatctCATCAATCTCAAAAGGTCAAGTTATTATCATAATCGGTATAACTTGGGCAAATCAATAATATTCACATGTAGGCACCTCTGTTCGTGACCTTACTAGCTATGTCTAATTTAAGTCTACATTGCCATTTAATTGTATGCCTAATTGAAAAGAGTTGACTCTAAAGTGGTAGTTAATGCACTTATAttagaattaataatttaacctaTAATAGAATTAAATTTACTAAATAGCATAATATTGACtaacttaaaatttataaagaatacataaataatgtatttttagctatttttaaaaaaaatttagaaattaaacatatttttttagggtcatcatattttttatatgatttgaaTCGATTTTGATAGCACTATACGaatttattctattttatttgtactttctcttaattttttttatatatattcaaaCATATACTAATCACCATAAAACAATAACCGATAGTCGGTGTTAAAcatttttctaaataaatataAGAGTATTACTTTAACCTAAAAATAATACTATAGGACAagtctataaaaataaaaattactaattCTTAGCTTTAAAATTAAGTTGGATAAAAAtagttattataatatatagtgAATTAAGTACCCGAACTgtgatttaaatttttattatttaatttttttttttactatttgacCCACCATTTATTGATAGGATCACCAAATCATTCAAAATAAACCCACATAACTTTTGTCAAAATTTcaattgataattaaatatttaaattagaagataaaatatgatGATATTCCTGCAAATCAAATATTTGATTGTTATTGTCAATATTTGATAATGTGATTTCtttcatataaatataaagtTACTCTTGAGTCTAGTTATCAAACTTTAAAAACTCAATTTAAAAATCGTAAATAAATTATGAACTACATTTAAGCACAGTTATtcataagttttaaatttataaaaatcatGTATTACATAAGTATTTAACTAgtagtatatttatatttatcgtgaaaaatttataaatgtctactgatttgttaattatttttctttttacacTTAACTTTAGCAggaaaatatatacataattacgATAATATTATTGAGATtaccaactttaatatataattatatctaTATAGTATAAATAAAAGATTTAGCACCGATACTAATCATGTAAAGAACAAGAAACATAAGCACATGCATATACAAAGAATgtcaatcaaaatcacaatttcatatatatttttaaaataattgggAGGATATGATTTGAACATGGTAACCAAAATACTCCCCACCGAAGACGTTTCCTATTTGAATAACTTaccaaaacaaattcattaattaattcaaaaaacacCAAACTCCCCTTAATttaatgacaaaaataatattaaatggtgATTATATTTGGTAAGTTTAGTCTCcttaattaacaaatttttgtCATACTAATGGATGGTAATGGTGAATCAAGCTCAAACTTAGGTGTCTTTAATTGACTAAGATTATATACAATAAAGTATAAAATATTGGAGTTTATTTGTTGACTTATTTGAGTGattataataaatacaatacaactaaaataaaaaaatgtttatgttatttttctaaaaattgttTATGTGTTAATTTGTGGTAAATTTTTGTCTTTAAAAAACactatgaattaaaaatttatgaacTAATGATGGTGctcttataattaatattatcatacttttattatttgtatttttatgatGATGTCATTATCATTAATACATTAACTTATTATACAATACTaacaatattattttcttaatttttgcatatatttcaaaagaaattattattatatatcatACAAATGCACGTACATAATATAGGTAATTGTGATAATATTGATGTCCTATTCTAATCAAGTTTTCTAGAGTTCTACGTTAATTAGGGCTTATATGGGATATTATTTAATCCCTCAAATATATACTCTCTAAGTCTCTGACTATTAATATAAAGTATAAATAACACATTGTTAGTGAATGTATTTCACTAATTCTACCTCCGTTCCATTATATATGACATTGTTAGTGACATTTTTTCACACAATATGTCACAATCGGGTACGAGTATTTTCAGAAcggaaaataatttattttgattacaTGTTATACGGCCCcaattctttctttttttgtcCTCCATGCTCCATTATCATCATAATTCATCATTAATTGCATAATCAACGGAGGTTATGTTTGATTCTCAAATTTCCCAACAAATCTTCTTCTTTGGCATGGAACTTTGTAATACTACACACCTACCTTTTTCTTACTCATGTATTACTTTAACCAACCAAAAATTCTCAACTAAGCCAAACAcgccacaaaaaaaaaaaaactgaactTACCCAGTAACGTTTCTCTCTCTATTTAATCCCATTTTTCAACTTTTCTTCCTTGTTTCTATCTTCAGTTGTGTAAAGTTTTCTTCTTTCCAGGTtagatttttaatgttttaatttctctagtcaaaatttatgaatttcctttaTTGGGTGTTTAATAAAATGCTTGAATTTTTggagttgaattttttttttttgggatgcTGTTCTTCATTGTTTAAGCACATTTTGAAATTCTGGGTTTATTTGGGTTTAGTTCTATTTGAATTTGTGACTTGTTTGTTAGACTTATTGTTTTAGTTTTGATGTGATTCTTTTTATGCCAATTTGCTTAAATGTTGTTAGTATTTTGATAATTGGAATAGAAAATGTTGAATTGTtatattgttatatattttgaGAATTCTTTTTGTGTATCAGTAATGGAGGTGACTGTTCTTTACAGATGCAATTTTCTTGGGTTTCCAGTAAT belongs to Amaranthus tricolor cultivar Red isolate AtriRed21 chromosome 17, ASM2621246v1, whole genome shotgun sequence and includes:
- the LOC130804575 gene encoding NADP-dependent malic enzyme, which codes for MMAFNKPHFLRFLNWRKEKRVIRGIMGSRSVLEEMTQGSNSVAGVKDFYGEDSATEDQPVTPWAFSVASGFTLLRDPHHNKGLAFTDKERDAHYLRGLLPPSVLSQELQEKKFLTLLRQYQVPLHKYMAMMDLQERNEKLFYKLLIDHVEELLPLVYTPTVGEACQKYGSIFRRPQGLFISLKDKGKILEILKNWHEKDIQVIVVTDGERILGLGDLGCQGMGIPVGKLSLYTALGGVRPSACLPITLDVGTNNEDLLNDEFYIGLRQKRATGSEYAEFVHEFMSAVKQNYGEKILIQFEDFANHNAFELLEKYRTTHLVFNDDIQGTASVVLAGLIASLKLLGGNLADHTFLFLGAGEAGTGIAELIALEMSKKTNSPIEEMRKKIWLVDSKGLVVSSRKESLQSFKLPWAHDFEPVTTLLEAVQTIRPTVLIGTSGKGKTFTKEVVEAMSSINSKPLILALSNPTSQAECTAEEAYNWSQGKAIFASGSPFDPVEYEGKTFVPGQANNAYIFPGFGLGLIMCGAIRIHDDMLLAASEALASQVTEEHLAKGLIYPPYKDIRKISAHIAAKVAEKAYELGLAGRLPKPENLVKFAERCMYSPVYRNYR